DNA sequence from the Cottoperca gobio chromosome 2, fCotGob3.1, whole genome shotgun sequence genome:
aaacCATGTTGGAGAGAGTCACACAAATCTTGTGTGAGTATGCTGATGTACAGGACGATGTTTGCGTACCTCTAGTCATTGTGTTGTAATAGTACGCGTGTCCATCATCCGTCCGGCCTTCAACCCAGACCTGCGCTCCTGCTTGGCCTCTGGGCGCCCTGTTTGCGTTCTGTTTCTTTTGCTGTTTTTTGGGCTGGGGTTTTGCGTGGGGACCTGCCTTGGGACCTGCCTTGGGACCTGCCTGGGGACATGCATGGGGACCTGTCTTGGGTCTTGCCTGGGGTCCCACCTGAGTTCTTGCTTGATGTTTTGCCGGAGGTGTTTCCTGTGGTTGTggctctgttgttgttgttgtttcgcATGGTGAACCTGATcctaacacaaaaacacataatttaaaaaagttatAAGTAGCCCGTGGGTTACACAATATTTCAGTAAAATATCAAGCATTTACCTGCTGcctccctctccatcctcttcaGATCCTCCTGATATGCCTTCAGCGCAGCCTCCTCCATCGCTGCGAACTCTTTACAATTACGTTCCTCCTGCTTTGCCTTGTCCATGCTCTTCTTTTTAATCTGCAGAGGGTGAGATAAAATGTGATGAGAGGCAGCAGCTGGTAGCCAATAAGAAGAGAGCTGTAGAGTCAGAGTGTTATGTCTGGCCCTTATCTCTCCTGCGAGTCCTGAGGACGATGCCAAGAAGTTGTTTTCATAGCGGTGTGCCACTGAGGACCCTCGTTGATGAATATAGATTATAGGCAGGGTTCGTTCAACATGTTATTCTCATCTTttaggttcatacttgtattttgggtttctaatagaactaatgttttaatgtttgaaaaacatgtttctcaTACCATCTGTCTAAATATACCTGTTCACAAAGTTAGATCTCAAGCcgtgggtggagatactcagcTGGAGGGcagtatattctaatgagcctgcatgtgacataggaacgggagccaaatctgaatgggTTGTTGAATCCCACTGATCTAGGCAACCAACAAAAAAgtgactgggttgtcttatttcacagtttgaggGTTGATAGGCACTCGAGATACAGCACAAgcaatgaaaaatatattttcaaatatgTCCCTTTTTAACTCAAATGGGgaacaaaattaaatattttataatttgaAAGGCCCCGGAGGTCTGGCATCAAAAATTATACTGACTTTAAAGTCTTTCTTTGATCAATCTAATGTTCAATTTGATCTAGACTAAAGCCTGTAAACCTTTTTTACTAAAGCCACCTGACTCACTGTGTGTAGCACCTATCCATTTGAGTGAATAGGGAGGTCAAACTACTGAGTGTATTTGATTGTTTAGTCAGGACTGTCCCACCATAACCAAGAATATATGTATGAAAGTGAATACCTCAGAGATTTTTGCAGCCACATTTTCTTTGTGATTCTTCCCTCTTTCGTGGAACTCAACGCTCTGCAGAACAAACACGAGGAGACACATTAGTATTATATGTTCAAATGTCTTCAGCAACATGAACTGCATCTTTTGGCCTACTCACAGGCTTATTGTCCGCAATCCAGCACTTGCAGTACTGACAGAATTTCCTTGGTTGAGACTTCCAGTAGTCCGCCCTGAAAATACACAACAACGATCATTAGctaacaaaacatttgtgaaataCATTGCCTTTAGCCAGTGACAGCTAACGTGGCTAACTGGTCAAATTCCTGCCCAGGGTTGATTAtttaactttaataataattatactcAATTAACTTAAAGAACATGTATGTCAATGTATCTCAATACTTACATTTTAGGTCTTGGTGGTCAATATATGGCAAAAGGATTTAAAAGGAACCAAATAAAAAGACCGCTTCCCACATTTCAAGAATGACAACACTGTCCGTTGGTGATGACGTCATCGCCAGTCGCCGCagttgtcttttttattttttaattaaattggaCAAATTGCACTTTGACAATTAGAAACACCGTGCAAAATTAATACATCCAGACAAGCCAGGGGTGAACTGCAGACGGTGAGAAAAAtagacaaatataaatacatttaaaaaagtaaataattaataataaagatgCTACATGCTTAATAATTTACAGGCAACAAATGCCTGGTACAGTTTGTATGGCTTTTTTTGTGCACGATTTATTAATTTTTATGTACAAGGTGAAATCTTTGACAAAAGCCTTTGGCTTCGAATTAACACTTATGTATACAGCAATTGGCTTGAATAATTAATAGATTTATGATTATATCCCTTTTCCTCGAACTTCTTGTTATAGGTAAAGTATCCGAATATAACATGTCTATGAAAAAATGCAAAATCTTTGTACAAGATGTCACTGATAAACTTGGCAACATCATTCCATAGAGTAGTGACGATGCCAGAAAAGATGGACACGGTTTCAGGTTGAGCTGTGCAAAAAATAgaattcaaatttaaataatcCTTAAATGTCTTGAGAAAATGCTTTGCAGGGTAAatcttgtgtattttttttaaaggaagcgTTATTTGCAATAAAGTGTAAAGCAATGACAAAACCTTAACCAATATACTAAGCAAAGTTACTCCAATATGTAATGACATAAAGCTGTGTGGCAAACTCACAATGAAGCCTTGTTATTATTCTTAAAGTCTGgtgagaaacacattttccaacAAAGGGTGTCAACAGTATTAACCAAAGAAACACCAATATTATATGAAAAATCCTGACACAAAATCCCAGAAGCATCATCTCATCTCAATACCCAGAAAATAATCAGGCTTCTATCCTGAATACTATTCTGCCCTAGGTTTGTGTCTTTTAGTTTGTGGTCATTTGattaaacataaatgtattcCGGTGAATGCAACATGTAAGCATGATATCAGCTCAAATAATGAAGGTATACAAATAGCTTGTGACATAGGATGCGTCTACAAAACAAGCTTAGATAAAATGCAGGAATTTCCCTTACCATTTTAATTCATATTGTGTTAAGTTTGCGTGCCCAACATGATCAACATTTGATGAATATTATAGTAAGACTATACTTTCTCATAATTAATACATATAAAATGGGTTGATTGGAAGTGCAGTGCATACCTTCCCATATGGTCTAGCGGTTAGGATTCCTGGTTTTCACCCAGGCGGCCCGGGTTCGACTCCCGGTATGGGAACTACCCGTTTTGGTTATAAGCTGGTTATGGAGACATTGAAGATTGAATTACTTTCAGTTCAGAATGAGAAAGAACGTTACTTTAATGTTGTGCTACTAAGAGAAAGATCAGTGATCCGTTTGCTCCCTCAAGGTTATAGAGAAGGTCATATTAAACTATGTTTTTTGCATTGGCGTTGCAAGGACGCCACTGGTTGCGTCATCACTGAGCGCCAGGACGAACTGTACGTCAAAGTCCGCGACACCTCCCGTCTTTGGTTTATCTTGAGCCGCTTTGCCGGTGTTGCTAATAGGTTTCCTCTCCAGTTCAGTGCCAAAGCTTCAGGGCTGCCCATGAACAGCACCATGGCCGCGTCCTCGCATAGGATAATGTTGGGGCCCCTGGTTGCAGCCATCGACCAGGGCACGAGCTCCACTCGTTTTTTGGTAAGGCGAACCACGGCGCGAGCTATCTGTGTTGTATTTAATGTCTGGCTCATAAAGGTGTCAAACCTGGCGGTGTCCTTGGGCGTGATTTCAACCTACTGTTTTTATAATGGAGCGTGTAGTCCTGCAAGTGCAGGAACGGGTTGTAGTCAGTGTTTGGTGCCAGTTAATGGTAATAAATAAGCTGTGTTGTTGGATAAAACGCTGATACTTAGCTTATTATGCTGCCTTCAAGTGCTTCTTATACAGAGGTGAGATGTATGCTAATTTACATTCCACTCAAGTTTTGTACTaactacaattttgaggtatttgtacaTCACTTGAGTCTTTTCTACCTCTACTAcacaacatttcagagggaaatattgaagtttttactccactacatttatctgccaGCTTTAGTTCCTAGTTACTTcacaaataaagatttatttgcACAGAAAACATGAAGAGTTTGACTATAAGAGccacttttttttaacatttcatggAACCAATTTCTAAAACGATTTGTTGATTTTACTtcctcatttaaatgttaaaatgtaagcatttttgtaaaaaaaaaatggaggatTTGACTGTTGATTtgccaaaacaaacactgtgaaAGTGAAATTGTGACAGCATTTCAGAGTTTTTACAAACTAAATAATTTATCAATAATCATTGATTGCATTCCgatacaaaaaagtaaaaaatgagctccaccaaCTACAATCCTCCATTTAATGcacaagtaataataatcaaattatataataatagtataacaTTATGCAATACTAGtactttttaataattttaagtatattttcatAATTAGACTTGCATACTTTTacataagtaacattttcaaagcagGACACTTACTTGtaaaagtactttttatttatttagttttttgtatgTTTCTTCTCTGAGGGTGTGGgattactttgtatttgtaatttGTATAATACTGATATCCAATGTGAACAAAATTGAACAAAACAACTATTGCAATATTAATGCATCTTACTGTATTCCACCATTGAAATGTAGCTCAACAGATTCTTTAATTTTTTATTGATACTTTTCACTCCATGTGGAGCATAACCAAACACAAgtgttctttgtgtttgctctctAACTAGAAGgaactgttttctttctgggTGTGGCTCATAGTTGAGAGCCAATAATCTTTTAATTGACATGAGTCACCTCAAACTGtcggaaaacaaaaacaaaacacacacacagatcaaacaAAGCCACAGATCTCTAAACTTTAGATTGAAATATGgagtgacattttaaagaaagatttggaatgtagtttttaaattaatattgatttagattttgtaatccttttatgtttttaacacCAACTGGTAAATGCCACTTGACAGGCAGAGATATTTATGGATAATTACACCGTGAAAAGGTGATTCTGCTTGTACAGTTACAACACTGTAGAATGAAAACACTGCTCTGGAAAATACAGGATAtcattacttttgttttaatataactgtacttttgtaattattgaaGGTGTGTCTGAAAGTACACTAGATGAGGTCTGTTCTCCCTGGTGTCAAGAGTCAAACTCCATTCTTTCTCTTGTGCTCCCTTTTTGAAGGTGTTTAATTCAAAAACGGCCGAGCTCCTCAGCCATCATCAGGTGGAAATCAAACAGAGCTTCCCCAAAGAAGGGTAAGTGAGAAGATCCGATACACTTCCTCAAAGGTGCAAACGCAACTTTAGAAAATGTGTAGATCTTATTTGTTGAGATTCTTCGCCCTCGTTTCCAGATGGGTGGAGGAAGACCCCAAAGAAATCCTGCAGTCGGTGTACGAGTGCATGGAGCGTACGTGTGAAAAACTCACCCAGCTCAACATAGACATCTCCAACATTAAAGGTATGTAAGCGCACACGGGGCTCACGCCACCACCTGCATTTACCATCTTAAAATCTTTGGAAATTGTTTACATTTGTCTAGCTATTGGAGTGACCAACCAAAGAGAGACCACGCTTGtttgggacaaagagacggggGAGCCTCTCTACAATGCCATCGGTAAAGTTTTGATGTGtccttttattatttctgcACAGATCTCTTTGCCAGAGTaagcaacacattaaaacagcaGATAGGGTTGTCGGATTATATTCTTGGTTGCTGTGAAATAACCgcagtgtgtttttgttcagtttGGCTGGACCTGCGGACTCAATCGACAGTTGAACGTCTAATCAACAAAACGCCAGGAAGGAATAAGAACCACTTGAAGGTGAGCGCTGAgctttgtttaattttgtttttgttttccatcgTCATCAGCATCCACAGGTGCTGCCAGCCTTTACTGTTGGCCAGACAATAGGCCCTTTCCCACGGGACATAAAGCCACTAACACCCACTGACATCCGGCTTTTGTCTTGAGTGGTAAAAGGTACAATCTGCATTCATTCCCGGGACAAATGACTCTGCAGGAGTCGCAGGTATTTATCGGCTCCAGCTCCGATCTGCAGTGAGACAAAACTCCCAGGTGGAAACGCTGttttgaagaaaatatataataaataaaatcaataggGATTTGGACACTTTATCGGCTTGTTGTCTAATCTTTTTAAACTCCTATCTATTTGAATGTCATTTTTCCTTcctacatatttaatattactTTAAGCGCCTTCCTTGCCGTGGAGAAGTACAATTGTTTATGTCTTTGTCATCCTGCAGCATAAAACGGGGCTCCCGATCAGCACTTACTTCAGCGCGGTGAAACTTCGCTGGATGATGGACAACGTGGACGAGGTCCGTAAAGCCGTCGTGTCACACCGCGCCATGTTCGGCACCGTGGACTCCTGGCTCATCTGGGTAAGCTGCAGCAGCACGgatgtcatttaaatgttgtacGACGGGGAATAACTGACTTTATGTATGTTTGATGCTGTGATACAGTGTTTGACTGGAGGGAAGTCGGGCGGAGTCCACTGCACAGATGTGACCAACGCAAGCAGAACCATGCTGTTCAACATTCACACTTTGGACTGGGACCCAGAACTTTGCGAGTACGACTTCCCCTTTTAATCCCGTCGTTTGAAATTCATGCTGTGTATTTGAGTTCTAACTATATTCTCAGAACTAcaatttttaaatacattttaaaataaattctgactttaatctcagaattCTGATTTAAAATTTAGAATCCTGACtaaattctttaaaaataaaacgttCATTTAATACAATAATCCAGTTATTTCTTCCGTATCGTGGTCATTTCTGGTTTTTCAATATATCACAGAAAAGTGGGAGAAAACTTTACTTGTAAATCCTATCCGTTGCAAAATTCCACTAAAATTGTGctttttgtctcattttaaCTTGAATTTGTTAAAGCCGCAGAACATTTTCAGGATATCTTTTTATTGCAACAAATAATGTGTAGTTTACAACTTTGTTAgcaaatgaaataaattgtCAGAAAATCAGAATTGTCTTAATTATATCGTTCCTCTTATTCCTGTCAGATATTTTGGTATTCCCATGGAGATCTTGCCCAGAGTGAGAAGTTCTTCAGAAATCTATGGCCTCATGGTaagcatgcatacatacatatagccAAGTCTACTTACAATTTCACTATAATACGTGTGTTTATCAACTTATTCTATGCTAAAATATGATTGCCGTGTCTAGTGTGACGCCTCTAATAACATCTTGGagtttgtttttccctttttggtGAATTATGTTTTCAGACTTTTCTGTGCTTGAAGGTTGACTGAGAAATTATTTtaggaattattattttttttgtgtgccattctctctcttctctcactggTAGAAAATATGTTCTAGTCGGGTAAGTAATACTCGCCATCATTATTTTCCTCAACATGCAAAGCAACTCGTCCTGCTTCACACAGTGCATTTCCAAGATTCTTACAAAGGAAGGAGCTGAGCTGTTTAGTTTGCCTTATTGCTAATTGCAGGGAAATATAAAAAGGTCACATTGTTGTAACTAACTCTTGACTAACAAGGTGTGTTTCCCACTGCTCTATGGGGCTTTATAGCAACTTATTGTTATGGTATTCCAGCTTTTCTTTACTCCTTTTAGCTCATTGTAAtagaacatttagcagctaaagagccagatatttcatTAAGGAGTTAAACTGAAAGTGAATATTTGTCGTGTGGCCAGACATTTTATGCAGCTTTATCCCAGAGACTAGTGTCCAAAAGATGAACTTTATTAATTAGATTAACTTTTTTCAGTGATTTTGAACCCAGcaaacgcacacacgcacgcacacgcacaagcacacacatgagGGCAGACGTGTCGGCTGTATTGGAAATGTACTGGATGCTCCCTGTCCCTCATTGCTTCTGTCGTGGCATGCCACTCAGCTGGTTCTCATTGGCGCCGTCTTCCTCCGCAACGTCCCAAAATCTCTTCACTCTTTTGGCAAAAGTTTAATATATCCAGCCTCACGAGTAGGAGTGAAGACATTTGAATGTGTACAGGTTCACACTCTCCTCACTGCATTCTTTATGTCCAAAACTATGGTGCTAGAATTCAAATCtgtttttagatttattatttGGCTTCATCTAGTCAAATAATgaccctttttttgtttttagtgttgGCTCATagtgattaaaacatttatgatTGATGATTTATTGCTATATATTTGATAAATATGTACAAATAACAATGTTTAAGTTTAAGGTTTTACAAACCGACAAAATGAGATAAAACTACAAAATGCTCCTTTTTAATGTGACCTCAACGTTAagttcattaatattttcttcttgCAGAAATCTGGAGCTCTCTCCGGTATCCCTATTTCAGGGGTAGGTTCATCTCACTTTTATCTCTCCAACATCGTCTCCGTGTTCTTAATATGCTTCCAAGTGTTTGAGGCTTTGCAGCGGTGCCACCTGATGTTTGTGTCGTTTGAAAACAGTGTCTCGGGGATCAGTCGGCAGCTCTCGTTGGACAGATGTGTTTTCAGGATGGGCAGGCGAAAAACACGTaagtgactttgtgtgtgtgtgtttttaaaaggaataataacaataataataataataataataataataataataataataataagctttatttgtatagcacctgtCATggaagaattgcagcccaaagtgcttcacagcaaaaacaaacatttgtgtaatcgagtcggcttgagataaaagcatggattagtttttcagcatccttttgatttataaattgtctgattttagctatatttctaaggtggaagaatgatgtttttgtcaccttgtttatgtgggatttaaagcttagatctgagtctatgataacaccaagacttgtaacttcaggtttaatcaaaggagtaagtttccccatgttattcagcttcatctctctttttgttacaggacctactagtaggatttcagttttgttctcatttaattttaagaaattattgctcatccatttatttattgctgacagacaggtggggatggagttaacagctgtagcatcatttggttcagcagagatgtacagttgtgtgtcatccgcgtagctatggaagcacacattctctaatgatgtctcctagtggtagcatgtatagggagaacagtaatggaccgaggcagctcccttgtggaactccaaagtgggcatcatgcttctctgacacatgatctccaagcctgacaaaatactttctccctttgatatatgttctgaaccagtttaatacacagtcagaaagaccaaccagtttttctagatgattaattaggatgtcatggtcgatcgtgtcaaatgctgcgctcaggtctagcaggataagaattgagaccttgtttgtatcagagtttagtctgaggtcactaattattttagtcagagcagtttcggtactgtggcatgctctgaagcctgattgaaattcctccagggtgttgttttctttaagaagggagtttatttggaccgagacaattttttctagtattttgctgatgaatggaaggttagatattggcctatagttggtcagcgtattactgtctggGGTTAGgttagcaagggttttataatggctgttttgaagacgacTGGGAAGATGCACGTTagagacatgtttataatatataggacgtgacttgaaatgctgttgaatatccgcttaaagaatgcagtaggtatcgggtcaacacaagaggtggaggagttacattccatcacagtttcatgaagctcagttaatgtgatgcaggtgaatgttcccatggttacatcacaatgtttgcagatgttctctgtgtctgcatcataagtgatgctggctctgattgaagttattttattattgaggaacaatgcgagttcttcacactttgaatcagaggactgcggaggggtgggggcagtgttcagtagttggttaatagtcgagaatagtattctagaatttccagcATTCTcagtgataatcttagaaaagtgtGGAACATTTAACTAAATAATTCAACCGGAtgatagttagttagttgggctgcaaccaacaattattttcattatcgagtaatctgctgatttattttctcaattaatggtttggtctataaaatgtgttatCAGAGGAACTACTTTTTAGATGTACTTGAACTAACAGTTTGGTCCGTGTCGTGTTTCAGGTATGGAACTGGCTGCTTTCTCCTGCGAAACACTGGAGCCAAGGTACAACACTTGAGATTTGTATTTGAATCTTTTATCCCTGCACACATTGTTTACACACTGTAGCATGTTTCTTGTTTCTGTTGCTTCGCAGCCTGTAATGTCGGAACACGGCCTTCTGACCACTGTGGCGTACAAACTTGGCCGGGACCAACCTGCCTGTTACGCGCTCGAGGTACGCTACGTTAAACACACAAGTATTCTCACAGCTGTCATCCCCCGTATCATCGTTCAGTACTTTTAATCGTACAGTTGTTGTTCTCCCGGTACTTGTTGCCAGGGCTCTGTGGCCATCGCAGGAGCTGTGGTTCGTTGGCTGCAGGACAATCTCGGGATCATCGGGTCATCTGAAGAGCTCGGTATGTGCTGCCGCCGCTCTTCACAGACGTCACGTGTGACGAGCAACATCCATGTGCTGTCATATAATCCAGACACTACAACTGTTGCACGATATAAAATTGTTCTGATGTTCACTGATGACTTCAATCTTCATCTCAAGAGAAACCCAGGTagtgatgtgttgtgtttgtctgtttccttCCCGGTGCAGAGAAGTTGGCTGCATCAGTCGGCACATCCTACGGTTGTTATTTTGTTCCTGCATTTTCGGGTCTCTACGCACCTTACTGGGAGCCCAGTGCGAGAGGGTAAGaagatgaaatgaatgaaacacaGAACTTACTTCGCACAGATTTACTCTCCGATTCACTAAATCTGTCTCTGTTTCACAGGATCATCTGTGGGTTAACTCAGTTTACTAATAAGAGTCACGTTGCATTCGCTGCACTGGAAGCTGTGTGTTTCCAGACACGGGAGGTAAGCCCCGCCTTCTCTAATTGGTCATCGGAGAAAAGCACGAGAGCCCGGCACGTGCTGCCAGCTTAGTGGAGTCTAAAACCCTTTTTTGTCCAGGTGGAAAAGGTTTTGATTTTGGAAAATGTAACTCTATAATCTCATTTAATAATCAGTTTctgctgaaaaacatttttactttcatataaaaataaattcaccAGTGTGAGATTATTCACAAAAccactacttttttttttaatgatatttatttgtttatatgcaGGTGTAATAATCTggattattataatttatttaaacagATACTGGACGCCATGAATCAGGACAGCGGCATCCCACTAACTCAGCTCCAGGTGGACGGAGGAATGACGTCCAACAAGCTGCTGATGCAGCTGCAGGCAGACATTCTCTGCATTCCTGTTGGTGAGATTCTGTTCCATCCTTTTcttatcatatttatattaaagtgagTAAAGGGAACAAGTGTGCTGCTAAAGTGAAACTATTGACAGCCACGTGACACTTTTCCTTTGCTTATATCAAAGTGTTCAACAGCCTGCTTGTTATTTTCCAGCTTGTTTCAAACTGTTAATGTGCAGCACTGGAAGCATtactgccctctgctggcaTCATCTGGAATACATGATAACgcacatatattcatataaattGCAATTTTTGGccaatatgcagaacagatcacATTCTTTCATTGGTTTACAACGTTATTACTACTCGTCATTGAGAGTAGTAGAGGTTCCGTCACAAAGCGACATATTGTCGTTATTACCCGTAAAGATGGTGTTGATTTGTCGTTTCCAGTGAAGCCGTCCATGCCCGAGACCACAGCTCTGGGTGCAGCGATGGCGGCAGGGGCGGCggagggtgtgagtgtgtggagtCTGAACCCAGAGGACCTGAGTGAAGTCACCTCGGAGAAGTTCGAGCCTCAGATCAACACCGAAGGTACAGCTGACGTCCCCACACACCCGGGAACAGTCCGTGTCCTTCAGTAGCCGCCGCTCACAAAGTAAAGGCCTGTGTGTTCACTTGCAGAGAGCGAGTTTCGGTACGCTCGATGGAAGAAGGCGGTTCAGAAATCCATGAACTGGGAGACGACGGAGCCTGCCGGTAATGGAAACGGTATGCAGGCACCACTCGCCAAACAAATCGcaaaacgattaatcgatttaatctagaaaataattggcagattaattgataatgaaaattaATAATTTGCTGCaacactaaatgtaaatgttggcctGAATATTAAATGATAGCTTCACTTATTGTCATCTTAAACCAATAGTGGTATAATATGTGCATTGAGAGGattattatatagttattgTTCCTCCTGTCCATCAACATCTGTCCTACGCTCGGAGAGAAGACGACCCGAACGACATTTTCTGTTCCTGCATTTTTAGCACTTAAtcaacattaataatatttacacattattCTATTTTTACATAATTACTGCCATATTGCAGTACAATGCACACATTTTACATACTTCattcttatttctatttctcttaTAACTTCTCTATGTTTGCAGatatttttattctaaaatggagcAACTATAACACGACCCAATTTGCCCCTGAGGATTAAAGTATTtctatattataaaatataaatagtgCTAAAGGGTTTCAGTAAATATTGACGCAGTTTGGCTTCTTTGGATTGTgattgattatttttcttttcttctgcgTGCTtgctcttctgtctcctctctgtgttgaTCCTGTTCCAATGACCAAAAGGTGAATCTAGTATCTTCAGCAGCGTCCCCCTGGGCTTCTTCATCATCGGCAGCTTGTTTATGTTAGTCGGTGCAAAATACCTCGCAGGTCAGTGACtacttcagtgtgtgtatgaagcACGTTCTTCATTTGTTGTGCACAAATATGCAAGtatttccagtgtgtgtgtaagtaatgGTACTTGTAAGTTAATCTCTTAGTATTGTGTGGtttatatttgtaataaatgtaaagatgttcctggtttttggatttgttttcttctgtttatcAGGCAACAACTAGGCTCAGACTCCTGGAGGCATTaaagcaaagaggaagaggaagcaaaCTCTTCGTCTGGACCACCACCTGTACTCTCGGTTGCACTTCCAAAAGGCATTACAGGAGcacaacactgctgctgcaactCACTGCAAAACCAGGCCAAGTTTGACTAACGGGACTTTATTATTACTTCccctttgcttttcttttgaaatgcaTCTTTCACCGCAGCAGACGTTGGTACGTGGAGATTAATTCAAGCGGGAGTGT
Encoded proteins:
- the LOC115020962 gene encoding glycerol kinase isoform X1; the protein is MNSTMAASSHRIMLGPLVAAIDQGTSSTRFLVFNSKTAELLSHHQVEIKQSFPKEGWVEEDPKEILQSVYECMERTCEKLTQLNIDISNIKAIGVTNQRETTLVWDKETGEPLYNAIVWLDLRTQSTVERLINKTPGRNKNHLKHKTGLPISTYFSAVKLRWMMDNVDEVRKAVVSHRAMFGTVDSWLIWCLTGGKSGGVHCTDVTNASRTMLFNIHTLDWDPELCEYFGIPMEILPRVRSSSEIYGLMKICSSRKSGALSGIPISGCLGDQSAALVGQMCFQDGQAKNTYGTGCFLLRNTGAKPVMSEHGLLTTVAYKLGRDQPACYALEGSVAIAGAVVRWLQDNLGIIGSSEELEKLAASVGTSYGCYFVPAFSGLYAPYWEPSARGIICGLTQFTNKSHVAFAALEAVCFQTREILDAMNQDSGIPLTQLQVDGGMTSNKLLMQLQADILCIPVVKPSMPETTALGAAMAAGAAEGVSVWSLNPEDLSEVTSEKFEPQINTEESEFRYARWKKAVQKSMNWETTEPAGNGNGESSIFSSVPLGFFIIGSLFMLVGAKYLAGNN
- the LOC115020962 gene encoding glycerol kinase isoform X2; translated protein: MNSTMAASSHRIMLGPLVAAIDQGTSSTRFLVFNSKTAELLSHHQVEIKQSFPKEGWVEEDPKEILQSVYECMERTCEKLTQLNIDISNIKAIGVTNQRETTLVWDKETGEPLYNAIVWLDLRTQSTVERLINKTPGRNKNHLKHKTGLPISTYFSAVKLRWMMDNVDEVRKAVVSHRAMFGTVDSWLIWCLTGGKSGGVHCTDVTNASRTMLFNIHTLDWDPELCEYFGIPMEILPRVRSSSEIYGLMKSGALSGIPISGCLGDQSAALVGQMCFQDGQAKNTYGTGCFLLRNTGAKPVMSEHGLLTTVAYKLGRDQPACYALEGSVAIAGAVVRWLQDNLGIIGSSEELEKLAASVGTSYGCYFVPAFSGLYAPYWEPSARGIICGLTQFTNKSHVAFAALEAVCFQTREILDAMNQDSGIPLTQLQVDGGMTSNKLLMQLQADILCIPVVKPSMPETTALGAAMAAGAAEGVSVWSLNPEDLSEVTSEKFEPQINTEESEFRYARWKKAVQKSMNWETTEPAGNGNGESSIFSSVPLGFFIIGSLFMLVGAKYLAGNN